Proteins from a single region of Scleropages formosus chromosome 24, fSclFor1.1, whole genome shotgun sequence:
- the ch25h gene encoding cholesterol 25-hydroxylase-like protein: protein MAGVTQGLWDLLLEYKGWLRSPFFPVFFSLTAYLAFCLPFVLLDAIAPRVALVRRFRIQQRSHVSWAMMWNCLAQALYNHVVFIFPLTVMHWYWRPVRFPGEAPGLLRAAGEMVACLLLFDFQYFVWHLLHHKVPWLYRTFHKVHHKYTSTFALTTEYSGAWETLSLGFFAAVNPMLLGCHPLTEMLFFVLNIWLSVEDHSGYDFPWSTHRLVPFGLYGGAPHHDLHHLKFKSNYAPYFTHWDRLFGTLHTS from the coding sequence ATGGCAGGAGTCACACAAGGCCTCTGGGACCTGCTTCTGGAGTACAAGGGGTGGCTCAGGTCGCCCTTCTTCCCCGTGTTCTTCTCGCTCACGGCGTACCTCGCCTTCTGCCTGCCCTTCGTGCTGCTCGACGCCATCGCCCCCAGGGTGGCCCTGGTGCGCCGCTTCAGGATCCAGCAGCGCAGCCACGTGTCCTGGGCCATGATGTGGAACTGCCTGGCTCAGGCGCTCTACAACCACGTCGTCTTCATCTTCCCGCTCACCGTGATGCACTGGTACTGGCGCCCCGTCCGCTTCCCCGGCGAGGCCCCCGGGCTGCTGCGGGCGGCGGGGGAGATGGTCGCCTGCCTCCTGCTCTTCGACTTCCAGTACTTTGTGTGGCACCTGCTCCATCACAAGGTGCCCTGGCTGTACCGCACCTTCCACAAGGTGCACCACAAGTACACGTCCACGTTCGCCCTGACCACCGAGTACTCGGGCGCCTGGGAGACGCTGTCGCTGGGCTTCTTCGCTGCGGTGAACCCCATGCTGCTGGGCTGCCACCCCCTGACGGAGATGCTCTTCTTCGTGCTCAACATCTGGCTCTCGGTGGAGGACCACTCGGGCTACGACTTCCCCTGGTCCACCCACAGGCTCGTCCCCTTCGGCCTGTACGGCGGCGCCCCGCACCACGACCTCCACCACCTCAAGTTCAAATCCAACTACGCGCCCTACTTCACGCACTGGGACAGACTCTTTGGCACCTTGCACACCAGCTGA
- the ifit9 gene encoding interferon-induced protein with tetratricopeptide repeats 9 — protein sequence MSVADKDLEETLQKLECPFTWGVRKSDIKDIANIPAKLQQRVESGPRRCHATYLNLLAFLNDLDGNSEKALEFLQKAETVLEEDKEADTMFLVNYASFAWVHYRLGNLVDTKAYLGKLEEICKGIKGSSQYSCSSPAVEGEKGWTFLWLGATFYERAKLSFRKAVEGEPDSVSYNAGYAVVLYRLEGIAWDTSVVPAASEAVVQLRRALQLEADNAELMVLLALKLQNSCKGESLKLVEDALRLAPDVPKVTRYVAKYLRLEGSIDESLEILGRAVALSPNSSFLHHQIGLCHKHQLLQMFQAQNAANRVPAAQKRAKAAECIRHFRKAVEIKPSNLYARIDLAEAYGQNRRLAEAEEIFRELLKDESLSDLERQRCHTSYGTFLFYRKKDDIEAVAQLKSAYKLLAQGHNWEQAGRKLRKIAEKWISAGQRVREAYEILDFLSAEDRQERLPSEDVRTSGEFHPESDLF from the exons ATGAG TGTCGCCGACAAAGATCTGGAGGAGACGCTGCAAAAACTGGAGTGTCCCTTCACATGGGGCGTCAGGAAAAGTGACATCAAAGATATTGCCAACATACCGGCGAAGCTCCAGCAGCGGGTGGAATCGGGACCCCGCCGGTGCCATGCCACGTATCTCAACTTGTTAGCTTTTCTGAACGACCTGGATGGGAACAGTGAAAAGGCGCTCGAGTTTCTCCAGAAGGCAGAGACGGTGCTAGAGGAAGACAAAGAGGCGGACACCATGTTCCTGGTGAACTACGCTAGCTTTGCTTGGGTTCACTATCGCCTCGGTAACCTGGTCGACACGAAGGCCTACCTTGGCAAGCTAGAGGAAATCTGCAAGGGCATTAAAGGGTCCTCGCAGTATTCCTGCAGCTCGCCTGCAGTCGAAGGCGAGAAAGGATGGACCTTCTTATGGCTCGGGGCAACGTTTTACGAGAGGGCAAAGTTGAGTTTCCGGAAGGCCGTCGAGGGGGAGCCGGACAGCGTGTCCTACAACGCAGGATATGCAGTGGTCTTGTACCGGCTTGAAGGAATAGCGTGGGATACGAGCGTAGTGCCTGCCGCCAGCGAAGCGGTAGTTCAGCTTCGCAGAGCGCTACAGCTGGAAGCCGACAATGCTGAGCTCATGGTGCTCCTGGCCCTGAAACTCCAGAATAGCTGCAAAGGCGAGTCCTTGAAGCTTGTCGAAGACGCGCTGAGGTTGGCACCTGATGTACCTAAGGTAACTAGGTACGTGGCGAAGTATCTGCGGCTGGAGGGGTCAATCGACGAGTCTCTGGAGATTCTCGGCAGGGCAGTGGCTCTGTCCCCGAATTCCTCTTTCCTGCACCACCAGATCGGCCTATGCCACAAGCATCAGCTCTTGCAGATGTTCCAGGCGCAGAACGCGGCGAATCGAGTCCCTGCGGCCCAGAAGAGGGCCAAAGCTGCAGAATGCATCCGCCACTTCAGGAAAGCGGTGGAAATCAAGCCGTCCAACTTGTACGCCAGAATTGACCTGGCTGAGGCCTACGGGCAGAATAGACGGCTGGCCGAGGCCGAGGAGATCTTCCGGGAACTTCTGAAGGATGAGTCTCTCTCGGACTTGGAGAGGCAGCGCTGTCACACCTCCTACGGCACGTTCCTCTTCTACAGGAAGAAGGACGACATCGAGGCCGTGGCTCAGCTCAAAAGCGCGTACAAGCTGCTGGCACAGGGCCACAACTGGGAACAGGCTGGTAGGAAGCTCAGGAAGATAGCAGAGAAGTGGATCAGTGCCGGGCAGAGGGTTCGCGAGGCCTATGAGATTCTGGACTTCCTGAGTGCCGAGGACAGGCAGGAGAGGCTGCCGTCGGAGGACGTGAGGACATCTGGAGAGTTCCATCCTGAATCTGATCTCTTCTGA
- the LOC108939468 gene encoding interferon-induced protein with tetratricopeptide repeats 5-like, protein MTLNPDMSLQTKLLQLECHFTWSLKECDADLTDLQNRLEDDCIFYVGEETGTGRLLSFLAFTKYRQNLPEEALEDLKKAEDLVQKDNKKDCEKLLVVTYGDFAWLYYYMGDYSTSWIYIEKLEELKEQFPPSVLQAVVNAEKGWTFLKYSRKCYEKAKECFRKALEEEPDDSEWNAGYAIALYRIEWDVTSAEESQAVKQLRRALELNPGDALIMVLLGLRLCVFKEMREAEDLVEKALEISPDNPYVTRYVAKFYRQSGSLEKSVALLKKALKQTPNSAFLHHQIATSYKMKKIHLCKMRNHDANRAEVEELLNLSIFHLEQAIRLKPSFIYAQMDLGLLYGEKKSIEEGEQLLQETLQLARTKNEHLQEVHRCYGDFLLYHKKSESLAMKHYMEGSKMQEDTREGKKCIFKLENLARRRISRNPGDGEAFGILGYVHQTRDEKREAIECYEKALLLDLENEEYLSALCDLRLSLR, encoded by the exons ATGAC GTTGAATCCAGACATGTCCTTGCAAACCAAACTTCTCCAGCTTGAGTGTCACTTCACCTGGAGCCTTAAGGAATGCGATGCTGATCTTACTGATCTGCAGAATAGGCTTGAAGATGATTGTATCTTCTATGTCGGGGAGGAAACAGGTACCGGTCGTTTATTGAGCTTCTTGGCATTCACAAAGTACCGACAAAACTTGCCCGAGGAAGCACTGGAGGACTTGAAGAAGGCTGAAGATCTTGTTCAGAAAGACAATAAGAAAGACTGCGAGAAGCTGCTTGTTGTCACTTACGGAGACTTTGCCTGGTTGTACTACTACATGGGTGACTACTCAACATCCTGGATCTACATTGAGAAGCTGGAAGAGCTTAAGGAGCAATTTCCTCCATCTGTCCTTCAAGCAGTGGTCAATGCGGAGAAAGGATGGACCTTCCTCAAGTATTCTCGGAAATGCTATGAGAAAGCTAAAGAATGTTTCCGGAAGGCTCTCGAGGAGGAGCCGGATGACAGTGAGTGGAACGCTGGCTATGCTATCGCGCTCTACCGCATCGAATGGGACGTCACAAGTGCTGAAGAGTCGCAAGCTGTGAAACAACTGAGGCGTGCACTGGAGTTGAACCCAGGAGATGCTCTAATCATGGTCCTTTTGGGTCTGAGGCTTTGTGTCTTCAAGGAAATGAGGGAGGCAGAAGATCTGGTGGAAAAGGCTTTGGAGATCTCGCCTGACAACCCCTATGTGACCCGATATGTGGCAAAATTTTACCGCCAGAGTGGATCTCTGGAAAAGTCTGTGGCTCTCCTGAAGAAGGCTCTCAAACAAACGCCAAATTCAGCTTTCCTGCATCATCAAATCGCCACCAGCTACAagatgaaaaaaatccatttatgtAAAATGAGAAATCATGATGCAAACagagcagaagtagaagagctgCTTAATTTGAGCATTTTTCACTTGGAACAGGCCATCAGGCTCAAGCCATCTTTCATTTATGCTCAGATGGATCTAGGGCTGCTttatggagaaaagaaaagcataGAAGAAGGAGAGCAGTTGCTTCAGGAAACACTGCAGCTTGCCAGAACTAAAAATGAACATCTGCAGGAGGTCCACAGATGTTACGGAGACTTCCTCCTGTACCACAAAAAATCGGAATCCTTGGCCATGAAGCATTACATGGAAGGGTCTAAGATGCAGGAGGACACAAGAGAGgggaagaaatgcatttttaaactaGAAAACTTAGCAAGGAGGCGCATTTCCAGGAACCCCGGGGATGGCGAAGCCTTTGGGATTCTGGGATACGTTCATCAAACGAGGGACGAGAAACGTGAAGCTATAGAGTGCTATGAGAAGGCACTTTTACTTGATCTGGAGAACGAAGAGTATCTCAGTGCCCTCTGTGACCTTCGGCTTTCTCTGCGCTAA